Below is a window of Blastopirellula marina DNA.
CCCTGGTTTCCCTTGATCTCTGGCAGGAAGCGTCCTGTCTTAATCGAACCGCCACCCTTACCGGCAAGGATGAATGGTAGGTTTGCTCGGGTATGTCGGTCGCCGTCTTCCAGACCTGATCCCCACATCATGATGCAGTTATCGAGCAGCGTACCGTCCCCTTCCTTGAGGTTGTCCATCTTCTTCACCATGTAGGCAAATTGCTCGATGTTGAACGCCGTAATGGCGGCTACCTTGTTGACCTTTTCTTCTTGGTTATTGTGGTGCGTCGTCGAATGATGTTTGTCTGAGAATCCAAGTTCAGGGTAGGAGACACCATTAGGCGTAGAACCGATGTAAGTGCAAACGCGAGTCGTATTGGTTTGGAACGCAAGCACGTTCAAGTCGCACATGACTTGCATGTACTCGCTTCGCTTGTCTCCTTCCGGAATCTTAATTTCAATCGGTGGCGAGTCGGAGTCGTTACGGCGACTGGATCGTACCCCCGCCTTTTCAAGAGCAGCCTCTTTTTGGCGAATTTCAATAGCAGCGATTCTGCGTTCTACGGATCGGACACTATCTAAATACTCGTCAAGCTTATGCTGATCATTAACTGGTAAGGTGCGTCGCAGATCGCGTGCACCGCTGAGCACCAAATCCAGCATGCTGCGGTCTAAGGGATTCGCCCGGCTGCCAGAATCGCCGGTCTGCTCTTTCTTGTGGAATAGGCGATTGAGCACATTCCTCGGGTTGATTTCAGCTGGGACGGCCTGAGTCGGAGAACGGAAACTGCAATGCGAATAGTACGCTTCGTTCAGCCCGGCCTGATTCTCCTTCCAGGTTTGGGGCATGGTGGCCAGTTCCAACGACGGAAGTGTTGTGAATGCCCCGAAAGCGTTAGCGGCGATTTGATCGGCCGAGATGGAAATGTTAATTTCACCACGTCGATCTGGGTCGGGCAGGGCAGCGGTAAGCCAAGTGGATAGCTCGAGCGCGTGAGGTGCGCCCTTGAACGGACCATTGGAAACGCCAGCGATGCCCTTCATCATCAAGCATTTCTCTAGTACCGGCCGCAGTGCTTCCAGGGCTGGCGGCGGGGAAGTCAGAAAGCTCTCGGCGTTGGCTGGCCAAAAGCGATCCATGATCACACCGTGTGGCATGTACATGAAGCCGAGTCGGACAGGAGGCTTGAACGATTTCTTCTCGCTCGCTTCTGCCCAACCCATGGTATCCAAGAGCGGCAAAGCAAGAGCCATTCCCACGCCCTTGAGGCAGGCGCGACGGTTGATAAATCGGTTATGAATCATGGAAAGGCCTCTTCGAGTGAATTGTTTGTAACAACGGACTCGTCATCCGATGAACGAAACGTCTATCGCCTTGGATAATTGTGGCAGGGGCTAACGAGATTCTCTTGAGTATTTTGTTTCGATCTTCTGTCGAAACGCCGGATCGACGAAGGGATCTTCGGTCTGCTTTTGCCAATCGGCCAACGCCTGTTTCAATCGCTGTTGTTGATCAGCGACCTCGGGAGCATTCGACAAATCAACAAACTCAATTGGATCTTCTTGAAGATCGTAAAACTCCCACTCAGGCGGGTTGTGTAAACGATCTAGGGCTTGGCGAGCAGGATGATCGGTAGCGAGCTTTTCCGCCATGGCCGGAGCTTGGTCTCCATCAACAGAAGCGGATGCCGACAACTTACCGGCATGCAGGTTGTGAATCAACTTGAATCGTCCGTCAGTGATGGCTCTACGCGGGAAAAAGGGAGCCGCTCCGTGATAGTGAAACTCCGCAGCTAAAGTAGTGCGCCAATCCGCTGAGTCATTGTCCGTAGCCACTGGCCGCAGCGAGCGACCATGAAGGCGTCCTGACAGTTCGATGCCTGCGGCGTCCAAGATTGTGGGGTAGATGTCGATACTTCCCACAAGTCGCTGGGAGACATGTGGCTGGGAGACTCCCGGCCAACGAACCAGGAAAGGTACCCGCAGGCCAGCTTCATAACAGCTAGTCTTGCCACGGGCGAATGGGGGGCCGTGATCGCCCAAGAAGATGATCAGCGTGTTGTTCCACTGTTCGGTTTTATGAAGTGCTTCCATCAGCATCCCGATCGCGGCGTCGATGCGATAGACACAGTTGTAGTAGCCTGCGATCTTTTCTCGCTGAGCTGGCGTATCGATTTGCTGCCAGGGCCAAGCGGGAACGTCTTCAGATGTTAAGACCTTCTTAGGCAATCCTTCGACTTGATTTGGAAAGTATTGTGGCCCACGTCCGCCACCCGGCTTTGATTGGCGGGCGACATGCGGATCAAACAAATTGAACATCAGAAACCAAGGTTGATCGTTCTCTTGGCTGATGAACTTCTCAGCGTATTGGACTTGCTTCTTAACTTGGCGACTGCCGAAACCGTTTCCTTGTCGCATGTCGAATTGAAATTGCTTTTCTGGATTCACATGCAGCTTGCCGATGATTCCGGTTCGGTATCCGGCCCGCTTCAGTACGTTAGGCAATAAGTCATCATACAGCTCTTGATGCACCTGGAATCCGACGTTGGCATTGGCTAATCCGTAGTGACCGTTTCCGTGCGGATAAAGGCCGGTGAACATCGTGGAACGAGACGGACTACACGATGCTTGGCTGACGTAAGCCGTCTGGTATTGAACCGATTGCTGTGCTAACTGATCAATATTCGGCGTCTGAGCGATCGGGTCGCCATAGCACGAGAGTTGCGGTCCAAGATCGTCGGCGGTGATCAGCAGAATATTGAGTTGGTCTGAAGCCTGGCTAATGCCGGGAAATAGCAGCAGTGTGAAAAGAGCAAGTCGAACAATCAAATGAGACACGGGGTAAGCCTCGTTGAGAGTGGGGATGCTTGGATAGGGACGATACATGCCATCCATTAAGTCACCGAGCACTTGCATGACACGGCAGCTTCAGGTGGGCTGCAAACGTGACCAAGATAGGAAGTTATTCTTGGACGCGTCGGTGAGTGAACAAGTAACTGGTAACGACTTCGGTGATGATGGTCCGCATGCGATAATCGTCTTGGGCAATCTTGTCCATCAGCTGATCGACGACAACTTCATCATAACCTTCCAGGTTTCGTCCTACGGCATAGGCCATGAACCTCTCGGTAACGTTACGGGCCAGGTCTTCCTTGCGAGTAGCGACGAGGGCTTTCAGATCTGCGGGATTGGAGAAGCTTTCTCCTGTGGGGAGCGTCCCTACCGAGTCGATCGCAACGCCGGCATGGTTCTTGTCTCGCCATCGTCCGATCGCGTCGAAATTTTCCAGGCCGAAACCAATCGGATCGAGCACTTTGTGGCAGTTTGCACAGGTCGCCTCCGATTGATGGAGTTCCGTTCGTTGCCGCAAGGTCAGCCCTTCAAAGCTCTTCTGCTCCTGATCTTCTAACTCGGGAACATTGGGCGGGGGTGGGGGAACACGTTCGCCCAAGACTTGCTCGAGTACCCAAACACCGCGTCGTACCGGGCTCGTCCGATTCGGAAACGAAGTGCTGGCGAGCGTGGCCGGCATGCCGAGGATTCCGCCGCGGTTCGAGTTTTCCAACTTGACGCGTCGCATCTTCGGACCGGTGACCGTTTGTTCGAGACCGTACAACGCGGCAAGTGCCTCGTTCATGAAAGTGTAATCACTGTCCACGAACCGTAATACACTCTGGTTCTCGTGAACGATGCTCTGAAAAAACAGCCTGGCTTCTTCGGTCATCGACTCACGCAATTCCGGAGTCATTTGTGGAAATAATGCCTGATCGAACGTCTGGTTCTTTAGTTCGCCAACTCGTAGCCATTGAGCACCAAAGCCGTCAAAAAGTGCCCGCGAGCGATCGTCGTTCAGTAGTCGCTCGACCTGAGCTTTGAGGACTTCGAGCTTGTGGAGCTCGCCTTGATCCGCAAGCTTTGTGAGTTCCGCGTCGGGCGGGGCGGACCACAATAAATAGGACAGCCTCGAAGCTAACTGGTAGTCGTCCAGGGGAACGATCTTGGCCTTTGAGTCGATCTCAGACGCGGGCGTAATGAAAAGAAACTGCGGAGAAACCAGGATCGCCTTCCACATGAGGCTAAGGGACTCGGTGTATCCCAGTTTGTTCTCCCGTCCAAGATCAAAGACACTCACCAACACGTCTAGTTCCGCTTCGGTGGGGGGCCGGCGATAGGCTTCGCGTGCCAACGAACGAGCGACGTCGCGAGCCGCTTTGCGCAGATCGGCTCCTTCCGAGGGCATCTCACCGAACAGACGTTTCTGGATTTCTGTGGGCGGATCACCCTTGGTTGCAACAACTTGATCGACGACTTTGTTGGCAATCTCGAGAAACAATTCTGACTGCAGCGGCGAGATCGAATTCAGGTAACCTTCTCCCACGACCTCGTCCGGCAGACTTGCGGCAATCGACCTGGGTACACCATAAAGGTCGTGTAGTGTGTTGCTGTATTCCGTCTTGCTTAGTCGACGGAGCACGAACGGACCAGGGTCGCGTGGTGCCAAGTACTTGAGTTTACCGATCCACTCAAGGAATTGCTGACGCTCTTCCTCGGAAGGAATTTTATCTGCATAGTCAGGTGGCATGTCGTTGACCTTGACGTTGGCCACCGACTTTTTCCAATGTAGAAACGATGAAGTCGCACCCGGCGTCCGGAGGGCCGACTGAAGATTAATACCTGCTTCGGGACGAGTACCATGGCAACTAATGCAGTACTTGTTGACGAAGGGACCGACCTTGTCTTTAAAAGTCTTTTCCGCGTCGGCCCGAAGTTCGGCTTCGTCGAGAGGCTCGGCGAAACCAAGCGAAGTCAAGGAGACTACGAGAGATACGCCCAATAGCAGTGACAAGATCATGGTCGCGGCAAATGACTTGGTACTCTGCGACGGACAAAGAGGACTATCGTGCAATTCGATTATTCTCATGCTTGAATGCTTCTGAGTCGCTTCTTGGCGGAATCGTTGCTTGCCCTAGCTAAACGGGATCCCATTCAGGAATTAGCCAAAGCAGCAATTAGCGGAAGCTCTATCTGGACGGATTTGCGAGGGGAGGGAGTTAGGTAGGTAGTGCTCGACATCAACGAAACACCAAGGCTCTATCTTCACCTTTGAAGAGGGCTACGGCAAGGACTTTTGTTGTTTTTGACAAATGAGTTCCTAGCAACAGAAGTTTCGAAGAAAGTCTGACCCGCGTCATCATCCTTGCCACCGAGAGAAATGGGGGGCATGTGATGATAGCTTCTCCAGGCGTTACAATTACCAACCTAGGAAATCAAGATTTTGTGAACGTGTAGGTGGGAGCTTAAATGCACATTCAGATTCGATCGCTGATCTTTGTTTGCTCATTTGCGATGGCTCTCGTGCCCAATGTAGGAACGGGGCAGGAAAACGTGAGCCCGCAATCAGGGCCGCGCCGAATCGATGGCTATCGAGGAATCTGGTTCGATCTAGGCCAACGTTCTGAATTTGGATCAAAGTATTCGGGCGGGCTCGGGACCTATACGGCCAAGCATCATCCGTTGGCTATCTATGTACCGGCTGTCCAAAAAACGTTTTTTGTGTACGGCGGTACGACCGAGAAAGACAAGCGTCATCTTCTCGCTATGGCGTCTTATTACGATCATCAAACGAAGCACGTGCCAAAGCCAGTCGTGGTTCATGATAAAGAAGGTGTTGATGATCCGCACGACAATCCCAGCATTCAGATTGATCAGAACGGTCATCTCTGGGTTTTCGTCAGTGGGCGGGGACGAAAGCGGCCAGGGCATATCTATCGGTCACGGAAACCATACGACATCGAATCGTTCGAGCACGTCGCATCTAGCGAGTTTACTTATCCACAACCTTGGTGGATCGACGGAAGCGAGTTCCTGTTTCTTTTCACGAAGTACACCAACGGACGTGAACTTTACTGGAGCACCAGTAACTCAGATGGTAAAAGTTGGAACGAAGATCGAAAGCTGGCGGGCATGGGAGGCCATTATCAGGTCAGCAACGAGCAGAACGGTCATGTGATTACCGCGTTCAATATGCATCCTGGAGGAAATGTCGACAAACGTACAAATCTCTACTTCCTGCAAACGAACGACAACGGCAAATCGTGGACAACTGCACAAGGTGAGTTAGTCGAACTTCCATTAACCGATCCAGGCACTGCGGCGCTGGTCCATGATTATCGTTCCGAGGGGCGACTTGTTTACCTGAAAGACATTGGTTTTGATGCCGACGGCAATCCGGTTGTGCTCTATCTCACCAGTAGTAGTCACCAGCCTGGTCCTAACGGAAATCCTCGCACCTTGACGATCGCCCGTTGGAACGGCACCGAGTGGATCATCCGTGAAATCGCGAACACGACCCATAACTACGACATGGGCTCCCTTTACATCGAAGCGGATGGAACCTGGCGAGTCATCGCCCCAACCGAGCCCGGTCCGCAGAAATATGGGACCGGCGGGGAAATCGCCGTTTGGGTAAGTACTGACAAAGGGGCGACTTGGAAGAAGACACAAACCGTCACCACAAATAGCAGCATGAACCATGGCTACGTCCGCCGTCCAAGAAACGCACAAGACGACTTCTACGGTTTCTGGGCCGATGGAAACCCAGATGCGCTCTCCGAGTCACACTTGTATTTCATAAACAAGACAGGCGACCAAGTTTGGATCCTTCCGTACGACATGAAAACATCTTTGGCTATGCCGAAAGCTCTTAGAACCAGAGATTAGCGTGACTGCGATCGATCGAAGCGAGACGATGTCGCATTCTACTTGGTATAAAGCAATCCGATGCTTGTCCGTTTATTCGGAAGTAATAAATAGAACGAGTCTGGATCGAGTAGCTTCGATCCCTCTTTCGTTGACGATGAACAGGCTCGTATCTTGCGGTTGCTACGTCAACTGGTAGTAATCGAAATCCCGGACGCTGGCCGGCACGTCGAACGCTTCATCGGCTGGAAGACTCTTCCGATGATCAAGATTATCGACGATGGGGGCAGCTTGACGCGAAGATGAAGTCGGCTCGTCAGATCAAAGGGGAAACGTGGGCGGAGTGTCCCGGTTCATCCTGACCTTTTGGAAATCCTCAAAGGCATGTCCCGGCATCGAGATGGCTACGTGTTCCATGGTCCACGTGGCGGACGCCTGAAGGCAGACACCGCACGCGTTATTTTCAAGCGTGAGATCATCGAGACGTTGGCCAGCCAGTTCCCAACGGACGAGGGGGACATCGGTTTCATCCATGGACGCTTCCACAGCTTCCGCCATTACTTCGTGAGCCAGTGCTCGGCAGCCGGTGCATCCGAGGGGCAGATCAAAGATTGGGTTGGCCACCAGGATGGAGAGATGGTTGCCCTTTATCGACATCAGTTCGACGATGCCAACCAGGCACGGATGGCGTCGATCCAATTCACTTCGGCATGACGGAGGCTCGGTAGACTGTCTACCGGACGTCCTGCTGATCGTGTTGTTTTGAGAGGTATTTCGCCCTGAAGCAAGTCAACTTGTGAGACTTCCGTCTTCCCTGATGACCGATTTTGTCCCAATCTTGTCCCAATTGACTGGGACAAAAAATAAGGCTCGCCGTAAAGCCTTTAACGAGAAGACCTTGCGGCGAGCCTTATTTCAAAAGCGGAGAGAACGGGATTCCTTCGATCCCTTCACGTAAGTCGTGGTAGACACGTGACTTAGATAGAAGTCCTTGCCCCTGCAAGGATTTAGGGATTATCAGCTGTTATGGCAGAGAATACCGTCCTCTCACCTCTCGCGACGTGTTTTGGCACACTGTGCCATTCACTTTGAACTGGACGACTACGGGGATCATCCTGCCATAGGCGAGATGCACGTAGCGTGAAGGTAAGGGTGGTCATGGACATAATCTCTTGGGAGATCTCCATGATTTCTTCTTCAGGTGGAATGCCTGCGCCGAAGAATGGCCGCATTTACATGGTGCTAATTGTGGCTCGCATTTCGACAGTCCATCAGGACAAACGTAGCCTCGATGATCAGGTTGCCGTCTGTCGAAGATGGTGTGAGCGAAATTTGGCTTACGAATTCCAGGTCCGAGTCATTCAAAGCCAGGGGAGCGGTGAACGACTTGACCGTGAAGAACTTCGCGAACTTGAAAAGGCCATTGAATCGGGCACTTTCGATCTTGTGATCGCTGAGGATCTGGGGCGAATTTGTCGTCGGACCCGTGCAAATGACTTTCTGGAGTTAGGCGAAGACGAAAGTACGCGAATGGTCATGCTGAATGACGGCTTGGATACCTTGGACGAGAACTGGCGTACCATGGCTAGCGTCGCGACGATGCGGCACGAATCGTATAACGCAGATACATCTAAGCGAATTAAGCGGAGTATTCGAAATCGATTTCTTCAGGGGATGATCCAAACGGTACCGATGGGCTATATCAAGCCGTTTCCAAAAGCTCTCGATACGGATGTGACGAAGGATCCCGATGCTGAGCCGTTCGTTATGGAAATCATTTCGCGACTTGAAAAGGGAGAGTCCTACTCGATGGTGGCGGATTTTCTCAACGAGAACCAAGTCCCGAAAGGTCAGTTTGGTCGCTCGAAAAAATGGACTGCATCTGCCGTCTCGGGACTGATTCACAATCCAATTTTAAAGGGTATCCGGGAAGCAGGCCATAAGATGGCCAAACGCAATAATAAGTCTGGTAAACGGCGCTCCGTTAAGGCTCCACCAGAGAATCTTCAAGTCCGAGATGTTTCGCATTTGGCTTATATTGATGCCGAGCGATACGATCACCTCATTCGTAAACTTGACGCAGCGAACGCACCCTACTGTCGTAAAAAAATTGACGGCCGAGATCCCCGAGCGGATGTTCCAAAGAAACGAACCCGTTTTCCTGGTCAGCAAATGTTTTGTGCGATTTGTGGCCACCCCATGCAATGGGGCGGCCATGGTCAAGTTGATCACTTGGTCTGCAAGGGCGCCAGAGAATACAAATGTTGGCAAAGCGCGACCTTCGATGGCAATCTCGCGTCCCAAAAGATTCTCACTGCGGTCTTCGAGTCGATCGCCCAACTACCGGACTTCACCGAAGTGCTCCAAACTCAGATTGAACAAGAGTTTCGAAGTCTGACCGACCATCGGGCAACGGAAGAGAAACAGTTGCATAAGCGTATCAAAGAGCTGACGCATGAACTGGAGCGATTGGTTGCCCTCTACTCAGAACTACCGAATTCGGAATTCGTTGCTGAGAAGTTCACGGCGACCGAAAGTGAGTTGAAGTCGGCAAGGTACGATTTGACACAAATTCAATCACACCCACGGTCGGTGCCGGTGCTTCCAACTTCTAAGCAGGTCCGAGAACTCGCGACGGAAGCCATTGAAAGCCACTGCGAGGATCCGTACGAACTGAGTCGCCTCATGCGTCAGCTGATTCCCCGTATGGAGGCACATCCATTTCGGCTTTGTGACGGGGGAGCCGTCGTTATCCGCACCAAGTTCCAATTGAATCTTTGCCCCCTAATGCCTGGGTTGAACGACCTGACATCGGTTCGCGAGGTGATGACGAAGACGTTAGAGGTAGATTTGTTTGATCCAATTCAAAGAGAGATGTTTCGTGAGCAGATTGTTTCTCTTAGGGCCAACGGCACGTATCAGCGGGTAATCGCCCAGGAACTGGGCATCACCCAGCCGGCAGTCCAGAATGCTTTGAAACTACAGGAGCGGATGGATGCAATGAATCTAACCGATCCCTATGTGATCGTGACCGAGCCACCGGCTGATCTTCGAAAGATGCGTCGACATCGACATGATCGTTACAAGTTTCAACCTTACGATCCCGATGGGGTATCGTAGTCGTTTCCAATTGTTTATCTGACTTCTCTCAGAAGTTGCCCATGTCGTTGACGTCATGGGCTTTTTTTATGCGCTAACCACGAATGAGGAGAATTGAATTGAGCGGATTAAGCGACTCAACTCCGGAGCCACCAAACATTCAGCAGATTGCGAAATCTCAACACGAATTCATACGACTAATCGCAAGGTACATCGCTAAGCACATCTTGCGGCAGGCTGAGTCCGGTAAACGGAATGCCGCATTTGCTAAAAAACGAAGCAAATCGTGTCATACGAACTGAGGACCGATTAGGCATCCCAAATACCGAGGCGGCTAAGCAGATTGTGTCAATCGCCGCTACCGCCGAAGAATCTAGCTACCACGCTCGCAGATGGTAATCAGGTCGTGGCATGAGTATTGGTTGAATTTGTGTGCGTCGATTCGACTCAACGCACGAACGTTTCTTTCTCATTTAAGAGGTTGTATATGTCACACATCGTTACGATTCAAACCACGATTCGTGATCTGGAAGCAATTCGTCTCGCAACCCGTCGCTTAAAACTTCCGGACCCGACCTACGGCAAGTTCCGCCTTTTCAATGAATCTAAAACGGGTTGGTCAATCGAGCTACGGGATTGGCGGTATCCGGTTGTGGCAAACCCAGAAAGTGGGCGACTCGATTCTGACAATTACGGTGGTCGCTGGGGGCGACAGCAAGAGCTTGACCAGTTTCTTCAGCGATACGCCGTGGAGGCCGCGGTCTTGCAGGCCCGGAAGCAGGGGCATACGACCACGGAACAGACATTGGCGGATGGCAGTATCAAGTTACTCATTCAAGTAGGAGGTGAAAACGAACTGTGAAAGTGATCGAAATCATTATTCTATCCACGGGAGAATCTCGGTTAGAAACACGCGGTTTCCAGGGAAGCGAATGTCGGGAAGCAAGCCGCGCGTTGGAAGCCGCGCTAGGGAAAAAGATAACCGACATCGTTACCGCGGAGTTTCATGAATCGGAAGTTGTGCAACCAAGCCACCTGGAGCAGAAAGAATGAGGACGCATGAAATATCGCTCAAAACAAGAAGTCTCTCCGATCACTGATTTGGTCGATCGAAGCCGTGTATTGGTTATCGTGGAGGGGACCAATGACATTGAATTCCTGCGGCGAATTTCGCTCATCCTAAATGCCCATAATCGAGAACTTCCGAATCTGGCTGCGATGGAGAACCAGGGCGAGATCATCTTTGTGCCGTTCGGCGGCAACAACCTCCCCAGTTGGACTCACCGCTTCGCCGCCCTCGGCAAACCAGAGTTCCTTCTGTTGGATCACGAGATCCCGCCTGAAGCCGAACGTCGCCAGGAAGCGGTCGAAATGATCAATCAGCGTCCCGGTTGCCTGGCGAAAATCACCCAGAAACGAAGCCTGGAAAACTACTTGCATCCGAGGGTGATCCAACAAGTAGGCAAGATCGACGTGGCATTCGGGGATTTTGATCCTGTCGGGACGATCGTCGCCAAAAAACTCTACGAGTCAGGAATTGTTGACAAGCCTTGGGAACTCCTTTCGAGGCGATCCCAAAGTCGAATGATCAGTCGGACGAAGCGCTGGCTCAACTCGGCGGTTGTCAGTCAGATGACGGTTGATCTTATTGAGCAGCGTGATCCGGACGGCGAGATCGCTTCCTGGCTGACTGCGATTGGGCAACTTGCCCAATCTATTTGAGACTTGCCTCTGCGAGTCGATTTGATTGATTCACTTTAGCCAATAAGGAATAGATATGCGCCTAGCAAATGAAATTGACGAACTGATTCGGGCAGGATTTAGCAACGTCTGGATCCGAAGCGATGAACCAGACGATGCCCTCACCGACTTGGCACAGCTGTGCCAAACGCAGAATTGGCGTTTGGCAAGTTGGAATATCGACACAGGTATGCGGGGGCTTGAGTCTGACGAAAGCGTCGCCGCTACAGATCCACTTTCGGCCATTCGTTCGCTTGCTTCGGTCCCAAGTGATGGTCAACCTACGCTATTGATCATGGCCAACCTTCATCGGTTTTTGGGATCAGCTGAAATCGTCCAAGCCCTGCTGAGCCAAGTGGCGCACAATAAAGTGCATCAACGCCATCTGATCGTGATCGCTCCAATCGTTCAGCTTCCCATCGAACTGGAGCGTGTGTTCACGGTTGTTCAGCACGAACTCCCCAGCCGCGAACAGTTGGCGGAAATTGCGGGAGGGATCGCTGCGAACGAAGAGGAATTTCCCACCGGGATGGAGCGAGAAAGGATACTCGATGCGGCCTCCGGGTTGAGTCGTTACGAAGCGGAGAACGCATTCGCATTGAGTTTGGTTCGTCACGGCCGTATTGAACCATCCGCCATCTGGGAGCTCAAATCGCAGACGCTTCTAA
It encodes the following:
- a CDS encoding DUF1552 domain-containing protein, with protein sequence MIHNRFINRRACLKGVGMALALPLLDTMGWAEASEKKSFKPPVRLGFMYMPHGVIMDRFWPANAESFLTSPPPALEALRPVLEKCLMMKGIAGVSNGPFKGAPHALELSTWLTAALPDPDRRGEINISISADQIAANAFGAFTTLPSLELATMPQTWKENQAGLNEAYYSHCSFRSPTQAVPAEINPRNVLNRLFHKKEQTGDSGSRANPLDRSMLDLVLSGARDLRRTLPVNDQHKLDEYLDSVRSVERRIAAIEIRQKEAALEKAGVRSSRRNDSDSPPIEIKIPEGDKRSEYMQVMCDLNVLAFQTNTTRVCTYIGSTPNGVSYPELGFSDKHHSTTHHNNQEEKVNKVAAITAFNIEQFAYMVKKMDNLKEGDGTLLDNCIMMWGSGLEDGDRHTRANLPFILAGKGGGSIKTGRFLPEIKGNQGDLLTTILAAAEVPLDRPVGIATKQIDEIKA
- a CDS encoding sulfatase produces the protein MSHLIVRLALFTLLLFPGISQASDQLNILLITADDLGPQLSCYGDPIAQTPNIDQLAQQSVQYQTAYVSQASCSPSRSTMFTGLYPHGNGHYGLANANVGFQVHQELYDDLLPNVLKRAGYRTGIIGKLHVNPEKQFQFDMRQGNGFGSRQVKKQVQYAEKFISQENDQPWFLMFNLFDPHVARQSKPGGGRGPQYFPNQVEGLPKKVLTSEDVPAWPWQQIDTPAQREKIAGYYNCVYRIDAAIGMLMEALHKTEQWNNTLIIFLGDHGPPFARGKTSCYEAGLRVPFLVRWPGVSQPHVSQRLVGSIDIYPTILDAAGIELSGRLHGRSLRPVATDNDSADWRTTLAAEFHYHGAAPFFPRRAITDGRFKLIHNLHAGKLSASASVDGDQAPAMAEKLATDHPARQALDRLHNPPEWEFYDLQEDPIEFVDLSNAPEVADQQQRLKQALADWQKQTEDPFVDPAFRQKIETKYSRESR
- a CDS encoding DUF1592 domain-containing protein, with the translated sequence MRIIELHDSPLCPSQSTKSFAATMILSLLLGVSLVVSLTSLGFAEPLDEAELRADAEKTFKDKVGPFVNKYCISCHGTRPEAGINLQSALRTPGATSSFLHWKKSVANVKVNDMPPDYADKIPSEEERQQFLEWIGKLKYLAPRDPGPFVLRRLSKTEYSNTLHDLYGVPRSIAASLPDEVVGEGYLNSISPLQSELFLEIANKVVDQVVATKGDPPTEIQKRLFGEMPSEGADLRKAARDVARSLAREAYRRPPTEAELDVLVSVFDLGRENKLGYTESLSLMWKAILVSPQFLFITPASEIDSKAKIVPLDDYQLASRLSYLLWSAPPDAELTKLADQGELHKLEVLKAQVERLLNDDRSRALFDGFGAQWLRVGELKNQTFDQALFPQMTPELRESMTEEARLFFQSIVHENQSVLRFVDSDYTFMNEALAALYGLEQTVTGPKMRRVKLENSNRGGILGMPATLASTSFPNRTSPVRRGVWVLEQVLGERVPPPPPNVPELEDQEQKSFEGLTLRQRTELHQSEATCANCHKVLDPIGFGLENFDAIGRWRDKNHAGVAIDSVGTLPTGESFSNPADLKALVATRKEDLARNVTERFMAYAVGRNLEGYDEVVVDQLMDKIAQDDYRMRTIITEVVTSYLFTHRRVQE
- a CDS encoding BNR-4 repeat-containing protein, with translation MHIQIRSLIFVCSFAMALVPNVGTGQENVSPQSGPRRIDGYRGIWFDLGQRSEFGSKYSGGLGTYTAKHHPLAIYVPAVQKTFFVYGGTTEKDKRHLLAMASYYDHQTKHVPKPVVVHDKEGVDDPHDNPSIQIDQNGHLWVFVSGRGRKRPGHIYRSRKPYDIESFEHVASSEFTYPQPWWIDGSEFLFLFTKYTNGRELYWSTSNSDGKSWNEDRKLAGMGGHYQVSNEQNGHVITAFNMHPGGNVDKRTNLYFLQTNDNGKSWTTAQGELVELPLTDPGTAALVHDYRSEGRLVYLKDIGFDADGNPVVLYLTSSSHQPGPNGNPRTLTIARWNGTEWIIREIANTTHNYDMGSLYIEADGTWRVIAPTEPGPQKYGTGGEIAVWVSTDKGATWKKTQTVTTNSSMNHGYVRRPRNAQDDFYGFWADGNPDALSESHLYFINKTGDQVWILPYDMKTSLAMPKALRTRD
- a CDS encoding recombinase family protein, yielding MISSSGGMPAPKNGRIYMVLIVARISTVHQDKRSLDDQVAVCRRWCERNLAYEFQVRVIQSQGSGERLDREELRELEKAIESGTFDLVIAEDLGRICRRTRANDFLELGEDESTRMVMLNDGLDTLDENWRTMASVATMRHESYNADTSKRIKRSIRNRFLQGMIQTVPMGYIKPFPKALDTDVTKDPDAEPFVMEIISRLEKGESYSMVADFLNENQVPKGQFGRSKKWTASAVSGLIHNPILKGIREAGHKMAKRNNKSGKRRSVKAPPENLQVRDVSHLAYIDAERYDHLIRKLDAANAPYCRKKIDGRDPRADVPKKRTRFPGQQMFCAICGHPMQWGGHGQVDHLVCKGAREYKCWQSATFDGNLASQKILTAVFESIAQLPDFTEVLQTQIEQEFRSLTDHRATEEKQLHKRIKELTHELERLVALYSELPNSEFVAEKFTATESELKSARYDLTQIQSHPRSVPVLPTSKQVRELATEAIESHCEDPYELSRLMRQLIPRMEAHPFRLCDGGAVVIRTKFQLNLCPLMPGLNDLTSVREVMTKTLEVDLFDPIQREMFREQIVSLRANGTYQRVIAQELGITQPAVQNALKLQERMDAMNLTDPYVIVTEPPADLRKMRRHRHDRYKFQPYDPDGVS
- a CDS encoding DUF1257 domain-containing protein, translated to MSHIVTIQTTIRDLEAIRLATRRLKLPDPTYGKFRLFNESKTGWSIELRDWRYPVVANPESGRLDSDNYGGRWGRQQELDQFLQRYAVEAAVLQARKQGHTTTEQTLADGSIKLLIQVGGENEL
- a CDS encoding DUF2997 domain-containing protein, whose product is MIEIIILSTGESRLETRGFQGSECREASRALEAALGKKITDIVTAEFHESEVVQPSHLEQKE
- a CDS encoding ATP-dependent endonuclease, with translation MKYRSKQEVSPITDLVDRSRVLVIVEGTNDIEFLRRISLILNAHNRELPNLAAMENQGEIIFVPFGGNNLPSWTHRFAALGKPEFLLLDHEIPPEAERRQEAVEMINQRPGCLAKITQKRSLENYLHPRVIQQVGKIDVAFGDFDPVGTIVAKKLYESGIVDKPWELLSRRSQSRMISRTKRWLNSAVVSQMTVDLIEQRDPDGEIASWLTAIGQLAQSI